One genomic window of Acetobacter oryzifermentans includes the following:
- a CDS encoding IS481 family transposase: MGQIRHGSATTTHAVRAAIQRSQASLAALSEEFGINPKTVAKWRKRQSVEDQKTGPKEPRSTVLSETDEAMIVAFRRHTLLPLDDCLYALQASIPYLTRSALHRCLQRHGISRLPDMEGDKAKRQRFKRYPIGFFHLDIAEVQTAEGKLYLFVAIDRTSKFAVTQLVEKADRKTAWEFLEHLLSIIPYRIHTILTDNGIQFADQPRNRNTAWSRPMRFDMICEAHGIEHRLTKPNHPWTNGQVERMNRTIKEATVKRFHYDSHEQLRTHLNDFMAAYNFGRRLKTLSGLTPYEYVCKIWTSEPERFIINPTHQTPGPNT; encoded by the coding sequence ATGGGACAGATACGTCATGGGAGCGCCACGACCACGCACGCCGTGCGAGCAGCAATACAGCGATCGCAGGCTTCGCTCGCGGCGCTGAGCGAGGAGTTCGGGATCAACCCGAAGACAGTGGCTAAATGGCGGAAGCGACAGAGTGTCGAAGATCAGAAGACAGGTCCTAAAGAGCCGCGCTCAACGGTCCTGTCCGAGACGGACGAAGCGATGATCGTGGCCTTTCGCCGGCATACGTTGCTGCCGCTGGATGACTGCCTTTATGCCCTGCAGGCCAGCATTCCCTATCTGACACGCTCGGCCCTGCATCGCTGCCTTCAGCGTCACGGGATTTCACGACTGCCGGACATGGAGGGGGACAAAGCCAAACGCCAGCGCTTCAAACGCTACCCGATCGGGTTCTTTCATCTCGACATAGCGGAAGTCCAGACCGCTGAAGGCAAGCTGTACCTCTTCGTTGCCATTGACCGGACAAGCAAATTCGCTGTCACACAACTGGTCGAGAAAGCTGATCGGAAGACGGCCTGGGAATTCCTCGAACATCTCCTGAGCATCATCCCTTACCGGATCCACACCATCCTGACCGACAATGGGATCCAGTTCGCTGACCAACCCCGTAATCGCAATACGGCCTGGTCGCGTCCCATGCGCTTCGACATGATCTGCGAAGCCCACGGGATCGAACATCGTCTGACGAAACCCAATCATCCCTGGACCAATGGTCAGGTTGAACGGATGAACCGGACAATCAAAGAGGCAACCGTCAAACGCTTCCATTACGACAGTCATGAGCAGTTGAGGACACACCTCAACGACTTCATGGCAGCTTATAATTTCGGGCGAAGGCTCAAGACGCTGAGTGGCCTCACGCCTTACGAATACGTCTGCAAAATATGGACTTCAGAGCCAGAAAGATTCATCATCAATCCAACCCATCAAACCCCGGGACCAAACACCTAA
- a CDS encoding antitoxin: MPVPEVTPRPREVKLFRNNRSQAVRIPVEFEMPGDRVLIRRDGDKLVLEPVKTPSTLKELLMAWREEPQLPPEDDFPDIQDVAARPEDIL; this comes from the coding sequence ATGCCAGTTCCTGAAGTGACCCCCAGACCGCGCGAAGTAAAACTCTTTCGGAATAATCGCAGTCAGGCCGTGCGGATTCCGGTCGAATTTGAAATGCCGGGAGATCGTGTGCTGATCCGCCGTGACGGTGACAAACTCGTTCTGGAGCCTGTGAAGACGCCTTCCACGCTGAAGGAGCTTCTCATGGCATGGCGTGAAGAGCCGCAGCTGCCTCCCGAAGACGATTTTCCCGATATTCAGGATGTTGCCGCCAGACCAGAAGATATCCTGTGA
- a CDS encoding AbrB/MazE/SpoVT family DNA-binding domain-containing protein: protein MEGAMKAVVKKWGNSASIRIPASVLAAAGLTLDQPVDVREESGRIVIEPLTVVEYDLADLLAGITPENIHPEVDFGAPVGRELL, encoded by the coding sequence ATGGAGGGCGCAATGAAGGCTGTGGTAAAAAAATGGGGGAATAGTGCATCCATTCGTATCCCTGCTTCAGTATTGGCAGCTGCTGGATTGACGTTGGATCAGCCAGTGGATGTGCGCGAGGAAAGCGGACGCATTGTCATTGAGCCGCTCACAGTCGTAGAATACGATCTGGCGGATTTGTTGGCTGGGATCACCCCGGAGAATATTCATCCTGAAGTGGACTTCGGAGCGCCTGTTGGCCGCGAACTCCTCTGA
- the mazF gene encoding endoribonuclease MazF encodes MVAYVPDAGEIVWLDFSPQIGHEQAGHRPAVVLSSAAYNRIGLMLCCPLTTKLKGYPFEVAIDTDRPSAVLADQVKSFDWRARGAKSKGRVSEVELSEIRAKARALIGR; translated from the coding sequence ATGGTTGCCTACGTACCCGATGCTGGCGAAATCGTGTGGCTCGATTTTTCACCACAAATCGGACACGAGCAGGCGGGACATCGACCCGCAGTCGTTTTGTCATCGGCGGCTTATAATCGGATTGGTCTGATGCTGTGTTGTCCACTGACGACCAAGCTGAAGGGCTATCCTTTTGAAGTTGCAATCGACACTGATCGACCGAGTGCGGTGCTCGCGGATCAGGTAAAGTCTTTCGATTGGCGGGCGCGGGGTGCGAAGAGCAAAGGGCGCGTGTCTGAGGTAGAGCTATCGGAAATTCGGGCAAAAGCCCGTGCACTGATAGGCAGATAA